The following proteins are encoded in a genomic region of Catellatospora sp. TT07R-123:
- a CDS encoding aroma-sacti cluster domain-containing protein, producing the protein MSQSRLDRLGFDTQFATDEQLAALESLSDAEIELLVRIKGKLDDASGDVEGHSVEAGGVVW; encoded by the coding sequence ATGAGTCAATCCCGCCTGGACCGGCTGGGCTTCGACACCCAGTTCGCCACCGATGAGCAGCTCGCGGCGCTGGAGTCGCTCAGCGACGCCGAGATCGAGCTGCTGGTGCGGATCAAGGGCAAGCTCGACGACGCCTCCGGCGACGTCGAAGGCCACAGCGTCGAGGCCGGCGGCGTGGTGTGGTAA
- a CDS encoding S8 family serine peptidase has translation MRTFRFAHTSLGASASAAAIASPREIERDWAWGDATGHGVRVCVIDSGVDADHPQIGGNVTSYVAEEADGGWGVRPDDGGDVAGHGTACAGVIRSLAPRCELVSVRVLAGNLRGNGDALITALEWAVAQRFPLINVSLSSRKEALKERLHDLADAAFFAGVSLISSAHNSPVVSYPWRFPSVISVGSHDRTDPEYLELNPDPPVDFFACGINVGVAWPGGSTKVVSGNSFATPHVTGLCARILQRHPEFRTPQLRHVLAAVADNLVRSSK, from the coding sequence ATGCGTACGTTCCGATTCGCCCACACGTCGCTGGGCGCCTCCGCGTCGGCGGCCGCGATCGCGTCCCCCCGGGAGATCGAGCGCGACTGGGCCTGGGGCGACGCCACCGGGCACGGCGTGCGGGTGTGCGTCATCGACAGCGGGGTCGACGCCGACCACCCGCAGATCGGCGGGAACGTGACGTCGTACGTCGCGGAGGAGGCCGACGGCGGGTGGGGGGTGCGGCCCGACGACGGCGGTGACGTGGCCGGGCACGGGACGGCCTGCGCGGGGGTCATCCGGTCGCTGGCACCGCGGTGCGAACTGGTGAGCGTACGGGTGCTGGCCGGCAACCTGCGGGGCAACGGCGACGCGCTGATCACCGCGCTGGAGTGGGCGGTGGCGCAGCGCTTCCCGCTGATCAACGTGAGCCTGTCCTCCCGAAAGGAGGCGCTCAAGGAGCGCCTGCACGACCTGGCCGACGCCGCGTTCTTCGCCGGGGTGTCGCTGATCTCCTCCGCGCACAACAGCCCGGTGGTCAGCTACCCGTGGCGGTTCCCGTCGGTGATCTCGGTCGGCTCCCACGACCGCACCGACCCCGAATACCTGGAGCTCAACCCCGATCCGCCCGTGGACTTCTTCGCCTGCGGCATCAACGTGGGCGTGGCCTGGCCGGGCGGTTCGACCAAGGTGGTCTCCGGCAACAGCTTCGCCACCCCGCACGTGACCGGGCTGTGCGCCCGCATCCTGCAGCGCCATCCCGAGTTCCGTACGCCCCAGCTGCGGCACGTGCTGGCCGCGGTCGCCGACAACCTGGTCAGGAGCTCGAAATGA
- the lanKC gene encoding class III lanthionine synthetase LanKC yields the protein MTIDFTVASREFFAPLETAAVETGELAPHGVPAAWCGVREGVWRMWHRPGQLDGVDEGWKVHVSARAERLDEVLDVVAAACFDQDVAFKHLSARLFYWWTHQKFAPRPQAGKFIAAYPATVAAAERLMNRLRADLADEAGPYILTDRRFGDSRTVHYRYGSYKPLFRLQPDGTRQALVRDGRGEPVPDRRGVSFHLPDGVTDPFRPAPAATAAPATAAPAPGRATRSVGPYTIESAVRFSSAGGTYLGRDSSTGRPVFIKEGRSHIGLREDDATGTEQLREEWETLTRLHETAPGLAPEPIEYLRKWEHEFLVVERIDGDPLWRWLALNHPVLVVGATPDRFAAYYRRCEELLSRIEQAVARLHAAGYLFVDVSPGNVLVGPDDTVRLVDFGAAHRLGTPFRKAGTPGYMPPDRLVGDDPAVHDHYGLAGLAQLLVGPLHPVVQLNPDALTHLHHELSELAPVPAALWSRVLRYHEPSPAPALPGPAEVAADPLRHLRDLRDRTAAALLAMADLDHPKRIFPTIVEGFQSNTVCVAYGTAGVVHALRQSGVALPDGLLDRLRADALAAAPDLAPGLHAGSAGVARVLADCGLLDEARTLLDAADRHRLTTECATLAGGTAGVALAHLALHRHSGDDRHLRRAAELAAALPPDDELTARLGADDATGLLHGRCGVALMLQQVGTATDDPVLVRRAVRLLHAELDRASDPDAAGLLFPISRANRRAMTYLYSGSAGMLYTTTRCLAAADDERLAEALPRLLAAVRVTFTVLPGLYQGMAGLAFALADHARRTGGEPARRDAVRAARALFKHAIPHETGVRFLGDPQLRFSAELWSGSAGVLFGLSQVLDPRPDGLFAVEPLAVPRTAEPLLEVAR from the coding sequence ATGACCATCGATTTCACGGTCGCCAGCCGCGAGTTCTTCGCCCCCCTGGAGACCGCGGCGGTCGAGACGGGCGAGCTGGCGCCGCACGGGGTTCCCGCGGCCTGGTGCGGCGTACGCGAGGGCGTGTGGCGGATGTGGCACCGGCCCGGCCAGCTCGACGGCGTCGACGAGGGCTGGAAGGTCCACGTGTCGGCCCGCGCCGAGCGGCTCGACGAGGTCCTCGACGTCGTGGCCGCCGCGTGCTTCGACCAGGACGTCGCGTTCAAGCACCTGTCCGCCCGGCTGTTCTACTGGTGGACGCACCAGAAGTTCGCGCCCCGCCCGCAGGCGGGCAAGTTCATCGCCGCGTACCCCGCCACCGTCGCGGCGGCCGAGCGGCTGATGAACCGGCTGCGCGCCGACCTCGCCGACGAGGCCGGGCCGTACATCCTCACCGACCGGCGGTTCGGCGACTCGCGCACCGTGCACTACCGCTACGGCTCCTACAAGCCGCTCTTCCGGCTCCAGCCCGACGGCACCCGCCAGGCGCTGGTCCGCGACGGCAGGGGAGAGCCGGTCCCGGACCGCCGGGGCGTCTCGTTCCACCTGCCCGACGGCGTGACCGATCCGTTCCGCCCCGCCCCTGCCGCGACCGCCGCCCCCGCGACCGCCGCCCCCGCTCCGGGGCGCGCGACCCGGTCGGTCGGTCCGTACACGATCGAGTCCGCGGTGCGTTTCAGCAGTGCCGGGGGCACCTATCTCGGGCGCGACAGCAGCACCGGCCGGCCGGTGTTCATCAAGGAGGGCCGGTCCCACATCGGCCTGCGCGAGGACGACGCGACCGGGACCGAGCAGCTGCGTGAGGAGTGGGAGACCCTCACCAGGCTGCACGAGACCGCGCCCGGCCTGGCTCCCGAGCCGATCGAATACCTGCGCAAGTGGGAGCACGAGTTCCTGGTCGTCGAGCGGATCGACGGCGACCCGCTGTGGCGCTGGCTGGCTCTCAACCACCCGGTGCTGGTCGTCGGCGCCACCCCGGACCGGTTCGCCGCCTACTACCGGCGGTGCGAGGAGCTGCTGAGCCGCATCGAGCAGGCGGTCGCGCGGCTGCACGCCGCCGGTTACCTGTTCGTCGACGTCAGCCCCGGCAACGTCCTGGTCGGACCCGACGACACGGTCCGGCTGGTCGACTTCGGCGCCGCGCACCGGCTCGGCACCCCGTTCCGCAAGGCGGGGACGCCCGGATACATGCCGCCGGACCGGCTGGTCGGCGACGACCCGGCCGTCCACGACCACTACGGCCTCGCGGGCCTGGCCCAGCTGCTGGTCGGCCCGCTGCACCCGGTGGTCCAGCTCAACCCGGACGCGCTCACCCACCTGCACCACGAGCTGAGCGAGCTGGCCCCGGTCCCGGCTGCGCTGTGGTCGCGGGTCCTGCGTTACCACGAGCCCAGCCCGGCCCCGGCGCTGCCCGGCCCGGCCGAGGTGGCCGCCGACCCGCTGCGGCACCTGCGCGACCTGCGCGACCGCACCGCCGCCGCCCTGCTCGCGATGGCCGACCTCGACCATCCGAAACGGATCTTCCCCACCATCGTGGAGGGCTTCCAGAGCAACACGGTCTGCGTCGCCTACGGCACTGCCGGGGTCGTGCACGCGCTGCGCCAGAGCGGGGTCGCGCTGCCGGACGGCCTGCTCGACCGGCTGCGCGCCGACGCGCTGGCCGCCGCCCCGGACCTCGCCCCCGGCCTGCACGCCGGCTCCGCCGGAGTCGCCCGCGTGCTGGCCGACTGCGGCCTGCTGGACGAGGCCCGCACCCTGCTGGACGCCGCCGACCGGCACCGGCTGACCACCGAGTGCGCCACCCTGGCCGGCGGCACCGCGGGCGTGGCGCTGGCCCATCTCGCGCTGCACCGGCACTCCGGCGACGACCGGCACCTGCGCCGCGCCGCCGAACTCGCCGCGGCGCTGCCGCCCGACGATGAGCTCACCGCCCGGCTCGGCGCCGACGACGCGACCGGGCTGCTGCACGGCCGCTGCGGCGTCGCCCTCATGCTCCAGCAGGTCGGGACGGCCACAGACGACCCGGTCCTGGTACGCCGGGCGGTACGCCTGCTGCACGCCGAACTCGACCGAGCCAGCGACCCGGACGCGGCCGGGCTGCTGTTCCCGATCTCGCGGGCCAACCGCCGCGCCATGACCTACCTGTACAGCGGCTCGGCCGGGATGCTGTACACCACGACCCGCTGCCTCGCCGCCGCCGACGACGAGCGGCTGGCCGAGGCGCTGCCCCGGCTGCTGGCCGCCGTACGAGTCACCTTCACCGTGCTGCCCGGCCTGTACCAGGGCATGGCCGGACTCGCCTTCGCGCTGGCCGACCACGCCCGCCGCACCGGCGGCGAGCCCGCCCGCCGCGACGCCGTCCGGGCCGCTCGCGCCCTGTTCAAGCACGCGATCCCGCACGAGACCGGGGTGCGCTTCCTGGGCGACCCGCAGCTGCGGTTCAGCGCCGAGCTGTGGAGCGGCTCGGCCGGGGTCCTGTTCGGGCTGAGCCAGGTCCTCGACCCGAGACCCGACGGCCTGTTCGCCGTGGAACCCCTGGCCGTGCCCCGCACCGCCGAACCGCTTCTGGAGGTGGCGCGATGA
- a CDS encoding GAF domain-containing protein has product MTAITHDEILRSTVRLARLSFSAAAASVFLYDTERDALVFEASSGEGEDMLIGLAIPSDRGIAGWVANTGEPLVIRGVRDDERFDRAFAAETGLVPDTIMAAPIEHNGEVLGVLEVLDPSLEAIGDLVAIDLLTELANQSCAALCLLLADRRRARQAEATGPLAALGALLEGADPRREAAVGELIAALTKLVR; this is encoded by the coding sequence ATGACCGCCATCACCCACGATGAGATCCTCCGGTCGACCGTGCGGCTGGCCCGCCTCTCGTTCAGCGCCGCCGCCGCGTCGGTGTTCCTGTACGACACCGAACGCGACGCGCTGGTGTTCGAGGCGTCCTCGGGAGAGGGCGAGGACATGCTGATCGGTCTGGCGATCCCGTCCGACCGGGGCATCGCCGGCTGGGTCGCCAACACCGGTGAACCGCTGGTGATCCGCGGCGTACGCGACGACGAGCGGTTCGACCGCGCGTTCGCCGCCGAGACCGGACTGGTGCCCGACACCATCATGGCCGCCCCGATCGAGCACAACGGCGAGGTGCTCGGGGTGCTGGAGGTGCTCGACCCGAGCCTGGAGGCGATCGGCGACCTGGTCGCCATCGACCTGCTCACCGAGCTGGCCAACCAGAGCTGCGCGGCGCTGTGCCTGCTGCTGGCCGACCGCCGCCGGGCGCGGCAGGCCGAGGCGACCGGCCCGCTCGCGGCACTGGGCGCCCTGCTGGAGGGCGCCGATCCGCGGCGTGAGGCGGCGGTCGGCGAGCTGATCGCGGCGCTGACGAAGCTGGTGCGGTAG
- a CDS encoding iron-containing redox enzyme family protein: MTLRQTLDLVTPLLRRASGRMWDAIRTPESYREWLYICHDLVRATAPLLSEALAESVRLGDDLLVRYFTEQLAEEFGHDRWVADDLIAAGAEPELLTGRVPAPAAARLAGAQYYWIRHAHPVALLGHIAVLEWLPPRADLAADLVRRTGLPAEAFTTLARHAELDAAHGRLLDELLAAHPLAHRHLRLVTTSALTTAHGLVELMTDLAASLPAPRPPAQGGRDESIPPGPAGLRHPVRHR, translated from the coding sequence ATGACGCTGCGCCAGACGCTCGACCTGGTCACGCCGCTGCTGCGGCGCGCGTCGGGCCGGATGTGGGACGCGATCCGCACCCCGGAGTCGTACCGCGAATGGCTGTACATCTGCCACGACCTGGTCCGGGCCACGGCCCCGCTGCTGTCCGAGGCGCTGGCCGAATCCGTCCGCCTCGGCGACGACCTGCTGGTGCGGTACTTCACCGAGCAGCTGGCCGAGGAGTTCGGCCACGACCGCTGGGTCGCCGACGACCTCATCGCGGCCGGCGCAGAGCCGGAACTGCTCACCGGGCGGGTGCCCGCCCCGGCGGCCGCGCGGCTGGCCGGGGCGCAGTACTACTGGATCCGCCACGCGCACCCGGTCGCGCTGCTGGGCCACATCGCCGTGCTGGAGTGGCTGCCGCCGCGCGCCGACCTGGCCGCCGACCTCGTACGCCGCACCGGCCTGCCCGCCGAGGCGTTCACGACGCTGGCCCGGCACGCCGAGCTCGACGCCGCGCACGGCCGCCTGCTCGACGAGCTGCTGGCCGCCCATCCGCTGGCGCACCGGCACCTGCGGCTGGTCACGACCAGCGCCCTGACCACGGCCCACGGGCTGGTGGAACTGATGACCGACCTGGCCGCGAGCCTTCCCGCGCCGCGGCCGCCCGCACAAGGAGGACGCGATGAGTCAATCCCGCCTGGACCGGCTGGGCTTCGACACCCAGTTCGCCACCGATGA
- a CDS encoding radical SAM protein, whose protein sequence is MHLAEVIRLRTVPQAGLLLALTQRCPLSCAHCSTESSPTAPQHSAAPLRRLVSTFTPADRPELVLMSGGEPLLRPALVAELAASARAAGTRSALLSGMFFARRAMPPAIRRAICALDHFSASIDVFHEREVDRADVFAALRQILDLVPAVSLHVTSAEPAYLDEVLAQVRRTFGERVPVLVARVQATGRARSFTAERADVDDPGPCEFANWPLVDYDGTVFACSRQSLARRHRPGHLVLGHASRDSWAELSARAQAQPVLRSVRVLGAVETARRAGAPSCGGACLTCVGLPAAAPLPDGVELVARQLLGGLRPAQLARRWGAGEHAELVELGWSHA, encoded by the coding sequence ATGCACCTGGCCGAGGTGATCAGGCTGCGTACGGTGCCGCAGGCCGGACTGCTGCTGGCGCTGACGCAGCGGTGCCCGCTGTCGTGCGCCCACTGCTCCACGGAGTCGTCGCCGACCGCGCCGCAGCACAGCGCCGCGCCGCTGCGGCGGCTGGTGTCGACGTTCACCCCGGCCGACCGGCCGGAACTTGTTCTCATGTCCGGCGGGGAACCGCTGCTGCGCCCGGCACTGGTGGCCGAGCTGGCCGCGTCGGCGCGGGCGGCGGGTACCCGCTCCGCGCTCCTGTCGGGCATGTTCTTCGCCCGCCGGGCGATGCCCCCGGCGATCCGGCGGGCGATCTGCGCACTGGACCACTTCTCGGCCAGCATCGACGTCTTCCACGAGCGGGAGGTCGACCGGGCCGACGTGTTCGCGGCGCTGCGGCAGATCCTCGACCTGGTGCCCGCCGTGAGCCTGCACGTCACCAGCGCCGAGCCCGCCTATCTCGACGAGGTGCTGGCGCAGGTGCGCCGTACCTTCGGCGAGCGGGTCCCGGTGCTGGTGGCGCGGGTGCAGGCGACCGGCCGGGCCCGGTCGTTCACCGCCGAACGGGCCGACGTGGACGACCCGGGCCCGTGCGAGTTCGCCAACTGGCCGCTGGTCGACTACGACGGCACGGTGTTCGCGTGCAGCCGGCAGAGCCTGGCCCGCCGCCACCGGCCCGGCCACCTCGTGCTCGGGCACGCGTCCCGCGACTCCTGGGCGGAGCTGAGCGCGCGGGCCCAGGCGCAGCCGGTGCTGCGCTCGGTCCGGGTGCTGGGAGCGGTGGAGACCGCCCGGCGCGCGGGCGCCCCGTCGTGCGGCGGTGCCTGCCTGACCTGCGTGGGCCTGCCCGCGGCCGCACCCCTGCCGGACGGGGTGGAGCTGGTGGCGCGGCAGCTGCTCGGCGGCCTGCGCCCGGCGCAGCTGGCCCGCCGCTGGGGCGCGGGCGAGCACGCCGAACTGGTGGAACTGGGCTGGTCCCATGCTTAG
- a CDS encoding S8 family serine peptidase — translation MDNVRAAEPPRLTWRLYGRSPESVAMAADGEPVTPEWAWGGATGHKVRVCVVDSGVESGHPLVGRVDGAYAVVPGEDGGLVVAESDAGDACGHGTACAGIVRRTAPDCEIYSMRVLGERASGTGAMMLTGLRWAIEQNFDVINLSLSTTRTRFADELRALADEAYFRQTVIVASAHNTPIESYPWRYSSVLSVGSHHEEGDPELFLYNPDPPVEFFAPGQNVLVPWLGGGTIRTSGNSFATPFIAGLCARILSKHPKMTPFQLKNTLFLSAANVRVGDGGSS, via the coding sequence ATGGACAACGTGCGAGCAGCAGAGCCGCCCCGGCTCACCTGGCGCCTGTACGGCCGCAGCCCCGAGTCGGTGGCGATGGCGGCCGACGGCGAGCCGGTGACCCCGGAGTGGGCCTGGGGCGGTGCCACCGGCCACAAGGTGCGGGTGTGCGTGGTGGACTCCGGGGTGGAGTCCGGCCATCCGCTGGTCGGCCGGGTCGACGGCGCGTACGCCGTGGTGCCCGGCGAGGACGGCGGCCTGGTGGTCGCCGAGAGCGACGCCGGTGACGCCTGCGGGCACGGCACGGCCTGCGCCGGCATCGTCCGGCGGACCGCGCCCGACTGCGAGATCTACAGCATGCGGGTGCTCGGCGAGCGGGCGTCGGGCACCGGCGCCATGATGCTGACCGGCCTGCGGTGGGCGATCGAGCAGAACTTCGACGTGATCAACCTGAGCCTGTCCACCACCCGGACCCGGTTCGCCGACGAGCTGCGGGCGCTGGCCGACGAGGCCTACTTCCGCCAGACCGTCATCGTGGCCTCGGCCCACAACACCCCGATCGAGAGCTACCCGTGGCGGTACTCCTCGGTGCTGTCGGTGGGCAGCCACCACGAGGAGGGCGATCCGGAGCTGTTCCTCTACAACCCGGACCCGCCGGTCGAGTTCTTCGCCCCCGGCCAGAACGTGCTGGTGCCGTGGCTGGGCGGCGGCACGATCCGGACGTCCGGCAACAGCTTCGCCACCCCGTTCATCGCCGGACTGTGCGCCCGGATCCTGTCCAAGCACCCGAAGATGACGCCCTTCCAGCTCAAGAACACGCTGTTTCTCTCCGCGGCCAACGTCCGCGTCGGTGATGGAGGCTCCTCATGA
- a CDS encoding radical SAM protein, which produces MLRLTMAQAEQLRRTPGATLALFLTDRCPVGCGHCSVAATATGPTIRDWDLFEQVIAGVAALPELRAVAVTGGEPFAERRGLVHAVERLSAAGKAVVLFTSGYWARAAVPDWIRQVLASVSTVYLSTDSFHAAGLGPDRLRHAVDAVTGAGCHLVLQVLDEPGAADAARRLCPTADVSVIPPLPVGRGAGLFTQAPPRPLADFGRCPLLSSPTVRYDGRISACCNEAVIMGAGPPRLRRQVSTAEQVPAALAQLRADPVLTLIGRYGPPALDVIVDGPVRTVCEACWAGAERVATDPKALAATTVLCGAR; this is translated from the coding sequence ATGCTTAGGCTGACGATGGCGCAGGCCGAGCAGCTGCGGCGGACGCCGGGGGCGACGCTGGCACTGTTCCTCACCGACCGGTGCCCGGTCGGCTGCGGGCACTGCTCGGTCGCCGCGACGGCCACCGGGCCGACCATCCGCGACTGGGACCTGTTCGAGCAGGTGATCGCGGGTGTCGCCGCGCTGCCGGAGCTGCGGGCGGTGGCGGTCACCGGCGGCGAGCCGTTCGCCGAGCGGCGCGGCCTCGTCCACGCCGTCGAGCGGCTCAGCGCGGCGGGCAAGGCGGTGGTGCTGTTCACCAGCGGCTACTGGGCCCGCGCGGCGGTGCCGGACTGGATCCGGCAGGTGCTGGCGTCCGTCTCGACGGTCTACCTCAGCACCGACTCGTTCCACGCGGCCGGGCTCGGGCCGGACCGGCTGCGCCATGCGGTGGACGCGGTGACGGGCGCCGGGTGCCACCTGGTGCTCCAGGTCCTCGACGAGCCGGGTGCCGCCGACGCGGCCCGGCGGCTGTGCCCGACGGCCGACGTCAGCGTGATCCCGCCGTTGCCGGTGGGGCGCGGGGCCGGGCTGTTCACGCAGGCCCCGCCCCGGCCGCTGGCCGACTTCGGCCGCTGCCCGCTGCTCAGCTCCCCGACCGTCCGCTACGACGGCCGGATCAGCGCGTGCTGCAACGAGGCGGTCATCATGGGCGCCGGGCCGCCGCGGCTGCGCCGCCAGGTCAGCACGGCCGAGCAGGTGCCCGCCGCGCTGGCGCAGCTGCGGGCCGACCCGGTGCTCACCCTGATCGGCCGGTACGGCCCGCCCGCGCTGGACGTCATCGTCGATGGTCCGGTCCGGACGGTCTGCGAGGCGTGCTGGGCCGGGGCGGAGCGGGTCGCCACCGACCCGAAGGCGCTGGCAGCCACCACTGTGCTGTGCGGTGCGCGATGA
- a CDS encoding MFS transporter produces the protein MSAQTMAPAATGGARDITRYWWAQTTSAFGSVFTSIAMPVIAVVHLGATPGQVGLISAAAILPTLLLGLPAGALADRVAAPRRVLVVLDTVSAAAVAAVALSVANDLASVGTLIALSLVQGTVTIVSGVVYFIHLRQLVDTDAIGPVRARIQAGQYGAGFIGRLLAGPAIVAFGAAAALSIDAVSYLLSLVALLTMAPVRPIPRQSADRRESLWRSMAAGTRFFLDDPFHRALLVFIIAPVVASAAVAALTAPFLLRTAHIPTEAYGVIFAVSGLLGLAGSALSGRILRPGRDPRAITLLGFAASLGSALLLPLTGGPLAAAVGCAALGVGLPIFFAAIANVALSPVIVGDVPEHRLGSTMATLQVFAAAAGLGGALGGGVLGDWIGVRPAIWLVDLVALGAVALSLPPALRAARRLFLSTAAPRPEQPGQPEPVLETA, from the coding sequence ATGAGCGCGCAGACCATGGCGCCCGCCGCGACCGGCGGCGCCCGGGACATCACCCGCTACTGGTGGGCCCAGACCACGTCGGCGTTCGGCTCGGTCTTCACCTCCATCGCCATGCCGGTGATCGCGGTCGTCCACCTGGGCGCCACCCCGGGCCAGGTCGGCCTGATCAGCGCGGCGGCGATCCTGCCGACCCTGCTGCTCGGCCTGCCCGCGGGCGCGCTGGCCGACCGGGTCGCGGCCCCCCGCCGGGTCCTGGTCGTCCTCGACACGGTGAGCGCCGCCGCGGTGGCCGCCGTCGCGCTCAGCGTCGCCAACGACCTCGCCTCCGTCGGCACGCTGATCGCGCTGAGCCTGGTCCAGGGCACCGTGACGATCGTGTCGGGCGTGGTCTACTTCATCCACCTGCGCCAGCTCGTCGACACCGACGCGATCGGCCCGGTCCGGGCCCGGATCCAGGCCGGACAGTACGGCGCGGGCTTCATCGGGCGGCTGCTGGCCGGACCGGCCATCGTCGCCTTCGGTGCCGCCGCCGCGCTGAGCATCGACGCCGTGAGCTACCTGCTCAGCCTGGTCGCGCTGCTGACCATGGCACCGGTGCGCCCGATCCCGCGCCAGTCCGCCGACCGGCGCGAGAGCCTGTGGCGCAGCATGGCCGCCGGCACCCGGTTCTTCCTCGACGACCCGTTCCACCGGGCGCTGCTGGTCTTCATCATCGCCCCGGTCGTGGCGTCGGCGGCGGTGGCCGCCCTCACCGCCCCGTTCCTGCTGCGCACCGCGCACATCCCCACCGAGGCGTACGGCGTGATCTTCGCCGTGTCCGGGCTGCTCGGGCTGGCCGGCTCGGCGCTGTCCGGCCGGATCCTGCGCCCCGGCCGCGATCCGCGCGCGATCACGCTGCTGGGATTCGCGGCCAGTCTCGGCTCGGCCCTGCTGCTGCCGCTCACCGGCGGGCCGCTGGCGGCGGCCGTCGGCTGCGCGGCGCTGGGCGTCGGCCTGCCGATCTTCTTCGCCGCCATCGCCAACGTCGCGCTCAGCCCGGTCATCGTCGGCGACGTGCCGGAGCACCGGCTCGGCAGCACCATGGCCACGCTCCAGGTCTTCGCCGCGGCGGCGGGCCTGGGCGGGGCGCTGGGCGGCGGCGTCCTGGGCGACTGGATCGGGGTGCGGCCCGCGATCTGGCTGGTCGACCTCGTCGCGCTGGGGGCGGTCGCGCTGTCGCTGCCCCCGGCGCTGCGGGCGGCCCGGCGCCTGTTCCTCTCCACCGCCGCCCCGCGCCCCGAGCAGCCCGGGCAGCCCGAGCCGGTCCTGGAGACGGCCTGA
- a CDS encoding GAF domain-containing protein, protein MMGTGLAVDSLSRELLQSVVDVARAIFGAQASSVFVLDTASNELVFHAVSGQGQRTLLGQRFPAGKGVAGWVVATGEPMVVDDLSQSAAFDRSLAESTGYVPQSLMAAPLTHGDRVLGVLEVLDPLPQSRSNLDALDLLALFARQAAAALRIVIERHDLDGGRVSGGLDPDDLASARQLMDSLQRLLDTSA, encoded by the coding sequence ATGATGGGAACCGGGCTCGCGGTCGACTCGCTGTCGCGCGAACTTCTGCAGTCGGTGGTCGACGTGGCACGGGCCATCTTCGGCGCCCAGGCCAGCTCGGTGTTCGTGCTGGACACGGCGTCGAACGAGCTCGTCTTCCACGCCGTGTCGGGGCAGGGCCAGCGGACGCTGCTGGGCCAGCGGTTCCCGGCCGGCAAGGGCGTCGCGGGCTGGGTGGTGGCCACCGGCGAGCCGATGGTCGTCGACGACCTGTCGCAGAGCGCGGCGTTCGACCGGAGCCTGGCCGAGTCGACCGGGTACGTGCCGCAGTCGCTGATGGCCGCGCCGCTGACCCACGGCGACCGCGTGCTCGGCGTGCTGGAGGTGCTCGACCCGCTGCCGCAGTCGCGGTCCAACCTGGACGCCCTCGACCTGCTGGCGCTGTTCGCCCGGCAGGCCGCGGCGGCGCTGCGGATCGTCATCGAGCGCCACGACCTCGACGGCGGCCGGGTGTCCGGCGGCCTGGACCCGGACGACCTGGCCAGCGCGCGCCAGCTCATGGACAGCCTCCAGCGGCTGCTGGACACCTCCGCCTGA